The DNA sequence GGAGAAAATCCTCACGAATAACCTCTACGGCATCGAGATCGACGAACGTGCCGGGGAGCTGGCCGCCTTTGCCCTGACCATGAAGGCCCGCGCCAAACAGCGCCGGTTCTTCAACAAGGGCGTCAAGCCGAACATCTGCGTGCTGGAGAATGTCCACTTCGACGAGGGCGAGATGAAGAACTACATGGACTTTGTCGGGCGCGACCTGTTCACCGTGCCGCTGCAAACCACCCTGCGACAGTTCGAAGAGGCCGACAACTTCGGTTCACTGATCCGCCCGGATGTCACCGACGTGGACGGCATGCTCAGGATTCTGGAGTCAAAGAACGTCTCCGGGCAGTTGTTTATCAGCATGACTCACCAGAAGGTGCTGCAAGCCCTGCGGCAGGCCGATTACCTGAGTCCCCAATACCATGTGGTGATTGCCAATCCGCCGTATATGGGTGGCAAAGGGATGAATGGGCGGTTGGCGGCGTGGCTTAAGGACAACTACGAGGATGTAAAGTCAGATTTATTCTCTGCCTTTATCGTTCGCAACACTGAGATGACGCTGCCAAGTGGCCAGCTCGGGTTCATGTCACCCTTTGTGTGGATGTTTATCTCCTCCTACGAAAAGCTTCGCAGCTTTTTGATTAACCAGAAGACCATTACGTCACTGGTTCAGTTAGAGTATTCAGGTTTCGATGGTGCTACCGTGCCGATTTGCACATTCACTGTTGAGAATGCTCATCGCCCGGATTTCAAAGGTGGCTATGTCAGACTTTCCGATTTTCGTGGCTCAGAAAACCAAGGCCCGAAAACGCTGGAGGCTATTAAGAATTCTGATTGCGGCTGGTTCTATCGTGCATCGGCGTCGGATTTTAGAAAAATCCCCGGAAGTCCTATTGCGTACAATTTGGGGCGAGCAACTTACGAGGCATATTCGTTACATCCCAAAATAGATGAGTTTGGAGAAACAGGATCAGGACTTCAAACAAGCGATAACAATCGATTTCTGCGGCAATGGTTTGAAGTGGATTACCCAAACATTGAATTTAGAGCGCATGATCCTTCCACTGCAAAAAACAGCTTATGCAAATGGTTTCCACACAAAAAAGGCGGCCCCTATCGTAAATGGTACGGAAATAATGATTTTGTGTTGAATTGGGGTAATGGCGGCTCAGAATTGTATGAATTCGCTAGCAACTTGTATGGCTCACCTACGAGGATCATAAAAAATACTCACAGGTACTATCAAAGAGCAATTACGTGGTCACATACGACCAGCTCTCATTTCAGTGCTAGGGTACTTGAAGAAGGATTTATTTTTAACGTCGAAGCGCCATCCTTGTTTGGTGTCGAAGAAGAGCTATTTTTACCATACCTATGTTCTGTTGTCGGAATTCGCTTTATAGAACTCGCGAATCCTACATTGCACTTTGTATCGAATAGTGTTGGCGAACTTCCTTTCGCTTACGACACCGTAAAGACTCAGCGGGAAGCGTTAAAAACAATCTGCGATGATTCTGTAAAGCATTCTAAGTCCGATTGGAGTGCCTACGAAACATCCTGGGACTTCACCGGCACGCCATTGCTTAACCCTGACCATCGCCAGCCAACCCTAAAAGCCACCTATCAGAAGCTCCGCGCCAACTGGCGTGAGATGACGATAGAGATGCAGCGGCTGGAGCAAGAAAACAACCGCATCTTTATTGACGCCTACGGTCTGGAGGATGAGCTGGATGAAAAGGTTGACCTCAACGAAATCACCCTGACCTGCAACCCGCACTACCGCTACGGCAACGACAAGAGCGAGGACGAGCTGGAGGCGCTGCTGCTGGCCGACACCATGCGCGAGCTGATTTCCTATGCGGTGGGCTGCATGTTCGGCCGCTATGCGTTGGACAAGCCAGGGCTGATTCTGGCCAACCAGGGCGAGACCATAGAGGACTACCTGAAGCGGGTTCCGGAGCCGAGCTTCTCGGCCGATGACGACAACGTTATCCCCATGCTCGATGGGGACTGGTTCACGGACGACATCGCCGAGCGCTTCCGCAAGTTCCTGCGCGTGGCTTTTGGCGATGAGCACTACGAGGCCAACCTCAAGTTCGTCGAAAAGGCGCTGGGCAAGAATGGCAAGGCCCGCGACATCCGCGATTACTTCCTCAAGGATTTCTATAGCGACCATGTGAAGCGCTACAAGAAGCGCCCCATCTATTGGTTGTTCAGCAGCCCCAAGGGCAGCTTCAACGCTTTGATCTACATGCACCGCTACCGGCCCGATACGGTCAGCGTGGTGCTCAATGACTACCTGCGCGAGTTCCGCACCAAGCTCACCTCCCACAAGAACCATCTTGA is a window from the Porticoccus hydrocarbonoclasticus MCTG13d genome containing:
- the pglX gene encoding BREX-1 system adenine-specific DNA-methyltransferase PglX, which gives rise to METAKLKKFAQYARRNLIEQVSIRLKQVTAHESSASREHPAALKKLHEAIKEIGEDEVIEQVAYIWFNRFCALRFMDVNRYTRIGVVSPAEGQFQPEILAEAKMGHIDDKMVPDSSSSQSKRQQIFALLDGKAPSRDPQGEAYRLLVVAACNFWNKAMPFLFQRIDDYTELLMPDDLLSGNSILAYTREAMTPDACEDVEVIGWLYQFYISEKKDEVFDGLKKNKKITPENIPAATQLFTPHWIVRYLVENSLGRLWLLNRPGSKLALQMDYYIKPAPAADGKEQAETDFLRIAKPEEIKICDPACGSGHMLTYAFDLLYAIYEEEGYEPAEIPEKILTNNLYGIEIDERAGELAAFALTMKARAKQRRFFNKGVKPNICVLENVHFDEGEMKNYMDFVGRDLFTVPLQTTLRQFEEADNFGSLIRPDVTDVDGMLRILESKNVSGQLFISMTHQKVLQALRQADYLSPQYHVVIANPPYMGGKGMNGRLAAWLKDNYEDVKSDLFSAFIVRNTEMTLPSGQLGFMSPFVWMFISSYEKLRSFLINQKTITSLVQLEYSGFDGATVPICTFTVENAHRPDFKGGYVRLSDFRGSENQGPKTLEAIKNSDCGWFYRASASDFRKIPGSPIAYNLGRATYEAYSLHPKIDEFGETGSGLQTSDNNRFLRQWFEVDYPNIEFRAHDPSTAKNSLCKWFPHKKGGPYRKWYGNNDFVLNWGNGGSELYEFASNLYGSPTRIIKNTHRYYQRAITWSHTTSSHFSARVLEEGFIFNVEAPSLFGVEEELFLPYLCSVVGIRFIELANPTLHFVSNSVGELPFAYDTVKTQREALKTICDDSVKHSKSDWSAYETSWDFTGTPLLNPDHRQPTLKATYQKLRANWREMTIEMQRLEQENNRIFIDAYGLEDELDEKVDLNEITLTCNPHYRYGNDKSEDELEALLLADTMRELISYAVGCMFGRYALDKPGLILANQGETIEDYLKRVPEPSFSADDDNVIPMLDGDWFTDDIAERFRKFLRVAFGDEHYEANLKFVEKALGKNGKARDIRDYFLKDFYSDHVKRYKKRPIYWLFSSPKGSFNALIYMHRYRPDTVSVVLNDYLREFRTKLTSHKNHLEAVSISASSNQGEKTKALKEIEQIRKMLVEMEEYEREVLYPLATKQVEIDLDDGVKVNYPKLGAALKKIPGLDAKGD